In a genomic window of Fimbriiglobus ruber:
- a CDS encoding phage tail tip lysozyme, whose translation MTIIDTFYLKFVSDAKGAQADVAALDKQISALAAKGKSRNEAEVKELQSLRKQRAEALRDIKDQTDATDKLGDSFVKMVESGAQAATSFLALGAIKAGVLNATQLNSSLEIQGKLIGQNVGALRAYDAAFEAAGGTAGSFLSIYQSAFAQQAAAGLATPAPKEFLAKIRDGLKQYPTQQAKEQYFQRLGLPFDASAKSILESSDAEYAEFEQNGFKNAPLKEDEAKKARDFEKEMAAVQQSLLTAYTKIADDVLPALTGGLQGLVGLLNKISQVPGAPEATAVGGALVGGWGVKKALGWLFGNGAKVGAGETAAGGAGVLSLPGIAAALAAAGVAGGVQDAVTGRRDSYLGRASSAIADRIARSGEKNDNKRRIASLLSKGGLSQDNVNGILANLQTESGFDPRAKGDNGQAFGIAQWHPDRQANFAKLFGHDIRQSTLDEQVQFLLWELQNTHKKAGDALSGADSAQSGAAFSQLFERPANGLAQAQQRALLATRIANETLGAAASSPLNSSSGVSNTTNGGDRSTSVKIDNVNVHTQATDADGMASAAGDALKDHIRYAFSDFDDGRLA comes from the coding sequence ATGACGATCATCGACACTTTCTATCTCAAATTCGTGTCGGACGCCAAGGGCGCGCAGGCCGACGTCGCCGCTCTCGACAAGCAGATCTCGGCGCTCGCCGCCAAGGGCAAGAGCCGCAACGAGGCCGAGGTCAAGGAGCTACAGTCACTCCGCAAGCAGCGGGCGGAAGCCCTACGCGACATCAAAGACCAGACGGACGCCACCGATAAGCTCGGCGACTCCTTCGTCAAGATGGTCGAGAGTGGGGCGCAAGCGGCCACGTCCTTCCTCGCGCTCGGGGCCATCAAAGCCGGCGTTTTGAACGCGACGCAATTGAACTCGTCCCTGGAGATCCAGGGCAAGCTGATCGGCCAAAACGTCGGCGCGTTGCGCGCGTACGATGCGGCGTTCGAAGCGGCGGGGGGCACCGCGGGCAGCTTCCTGTCGATCTACCAGAGCGCCTTCGCCCAGCAGGCCGCGGCGGGCCTCGCGACACCGGCCCCCAAAGAATTCCTCGCGAAGATCCGCGACGGCCTGAAACAGTACCCGACCCAACAGGCAAAGGAACAATACTTCCAGCGGCTCGGGCTTCCCTTCGACGCGAGCGCGAAAAGCATCCTCGAATCCTCGGACGCCGAGTACGCGGAGTTCGAGCAGAACGGTTTTAAGAACGCCCCCCTGAAAGAGGATGAGGCGAAGAAAGCCCGCGACTTCGAGAAGGAAATGGCGGCCGTCCAGCAGTCGCTCCTGACCGCTTACACCAAGATCGCCGACGACGTGCTGCCCGCCCTGACGGGCGGGTTACAAGGGCTCGTGGGTCTCCTGAACAAAATCAGCCAGGTCCCGGGCGCGCCCGAGGCGACGGCGGTGGGCGGCGCCCTCGTCGGGGGATGGGGCGTAAAAAAGGCGCTCGGTTGGCTCTTCGGCAACGGGGCAAAAGTAGGAGCGGGAGAAACCGCGGCAGGCGGGGCGGGAGTGCTGTCGCTGCCGGGCATCGCGGCGGCACTGGCCGCCGCCGGCGTGGCGGGAGGCGTCCAGGACGCCGTCACCGGTCGGCGCGACTCGTATCTCGGGCGGGCTAGCTCGGCCATCGCGGACCGGATCGCAAGGAGCGGCGAGAAGAACGACAACAAGCGGCGGATCGCGTCACTCCTCTCGAAGGGCGGCCTCAGTCAGGACAACGTGAACGGCATCCTCGCGAATCTGCAAACCGAATCCGGCTTCGACCCGCGCGCCAAGGGCGACAACGGGCAAGCCTTCGGCATCGCGCAGTGGCACCCGGACCGGCAGGCGAATTTCGCCAAACTGTTCGGCCACGACATCCGTCAGTCGACCCTCGACGAACAAGTCCAATTCTTACTATGGGAACTTCAGAACACGCACAAGAAGGCCGGCGACGCCCTGTCCGGGGCCGATTCGGCACAGTCCGGCGCGGCCTTCAGCCAATTATTCGAAAGGCCCGCTAACGGCCTCGCCCAAGCGCAGCAGCGAGCCCTACTCGCCACCCGGATCGCCAACGAGACGCTCGGTGCCGCCGCCTCGTCGCCGCTGAACTCGTCCAGCGGGGTCTCGAACACCACCAACGGCGGCGACAGGAGTACGAGCGTGAAGATCGACAACGTGAACGTCCACACCCAAGCGACCGACGCCGACGGCATGGCCTCGGCGGCCGGTGACGCCCTCAAAGACCACATCCGCTACGCCTTCAGCGATTTCGACGACGGGCGATTGGCGTAA
- a CDS encoding phage baseplate protein, with protein sequence MAINTTSLLSDVAFGLDLLSLVGSNVDIVGIYNDTAQVYVQARPLKASVRETSKVMEHPVETGVVLSDHHIINPVEIDLPLMVASVYYAAIYQQIKTDFLAATLLSVKTPVNVYGSMIVADMPHEESPEHFSSVIIGLRLKQVLFEVPGSTQPLPANYSPAAAANENTVQSGLQSAAALGTRVLAGATSLASYAALVGKR encoded by the coding sequence ATGGCGATCAACACGACTTCACTCCTCTCCGACGTCGCCTTCGGCCTCGACCTGTTGTCGCTGGTCGGCAGCAACGTCGACATCGTCGGGATCTACAACGACACCGCCCAGGTGTACGTCCAGGCGCGCCCCCTGAAGGCCTCCGTGCGCGAGACCTCGAAGGTGATGGAGCACCCGGTCGAAACGGGAGTCGTGCTGTCCGACCACCACATCATCAACCCCGTCGAGATCGACCTGCCGCTCATGGTCGCCTCGGTCTACTACGCCGCCATCTACCAGCAGATCAAAACGGACTTCCTCGCGGCGACGCTCCTGTCGGTCAAGACCCCGGTCAACGTGTACGGCAGCATGATCGTCGCCGACATGCCGCACGAGGAGTCGCCCGAGCACTTCAGTTCCGTCATCATCGGCCTCCGCCTGAAGCAGGTGCTGTTCGAGGTACCCGGTTCGACCCAGCCGCTGCCGGCCAACTACAGTCCCGCCGCCGCGGCCAACGAGAACACCGTGCAGAGCGGCCTCCAGTCGGCCGCCGCGCTCGGCACCCGCGTTCTGGCCGGCGCCACCTCGCTCGCCTCCTACGCCGCCCTGGTCGGGAAGCGCTAG
- a CDS encoding baseplate hub protein: MTSAFDGRLVSATLTLLSGPVTFQSVAIFARGRMFANAQAGQCELAIYNMTKDQRNQVLTQASPMNLGKVNSPNGQFVPVNMTLNVGRESYGTFTIFQGNVIACNVSQPPDIGVVLRGMTANYLSSVLAGLNQSAVTLLSTIVKGVAASLNLPYEFTATDRQIDNYNFSGGLLGQVRKLNLIGGILAYIDPKSNTLVVHDSDKARPGGTILVSANTGMVGIPQVTEVGVIVKVMLAPSYRLGGLIEVVSEINPAANGTYFIYKIDFDVANRDTPFWLTLNCRNLSYFMGTL, encoded by the coding sequence ATGACGAGCGCATTCGACGGACGGCTCGTGAGCGCCACGCTCACCCTTCTGTCCGGTCCGGTCACGTTCCAGAGCGTGGCCATTTTCGCCCGCGGGCGGATGTTCGCTAACGCCCAGGCGGGGCAGTGCGAACTGGCGATTTACAACATGACGAAAGACCAGCGCAACCAGGTGCTGACCCAGGCGTCGCCCATGAACCTCGGCAAGGTCAACTCCCCCAACGGGCAGTTCGTGCCGGTGAACATGACCCTGAACGTCGGCCGCGAATCCTACGGCACCTTCACGATCTTCCAGGGCAACGTCATCGCCTGCAACGTGTCCCAGCCCCCCGACATCGGGGTCGTGCTGCGCGGCATGACGGCCAACTACCTCTCCTCGGTACTGGCCGGGTTGAACCAGTCGGCGGTGACCCTCCTGAGCACCATCGTCAAAGGCGTGGCCGCCTCACTGAACTTGCCCTACGAGTTCACCGCCACGGACCGGCAGATCGACAACTACAACTTCAGCGGCGGCCTACTCGGACAGGTGCGGAAGCTCAACCTGATCGGCGGCATCCTCGCCTACATCGACCCGAAGTCCAACACGCTCGTCGTCCACGACAGCGACAAGGCGCGCCCCGGCGGGACCATCCTCGTCAGCGCGAACACCGGCATGGTCGGCATCCCGCAGGTGACCGAGGTGGGCGTGATCGTCAAGGTGATGCTCGCCCCCTCTTACCGGCTGGGCGGCCTGATCGAGGTCGTCAGCGAGATCAACCCGGCCGCGAACGGGACGTACTTCATCTACAAGATCGACTTCGACGTCGCCAACCGCGACACGCCCTTCTGGCTGACGCTGAACTGCCGCAACCTGAGCTACTTCATGGGGACTCTGTGA
- a CDS encoding Gp138 family membrane-puncturing spike protein, with protein MSNAPSRNPAGNDTLTGLLNFALFKFLQGVDGCLPARVIAYDPATNRAQVQPLIVQVTTGAEQVACAQVASVPVARWGAGGFLVYFPVASGDKGWLIANDCDISIYKQTGEQSPPNTNRQHDFGDGWFLPDTAVGGATLADPGKCCVQSTDGTTSITMGGGVITLTAPTEIVLDTPLVSIAGQIIGGTNPAYTRTATFNGTVNTTGDVVAGSISLQGHVHSGVTAGGADTGGPV; from the coding sequence GTGAGTAACGCGCCGTCACGGAACCCGGCCGGTAACGACACCCTCACGGGGCTCCTGAACTTCGCCCTGTTCAAGTTCCTCCAGGGCGTGGACGGCTGCCTCCCGGCCAGGGTCATCGCCTACGACCCGGCGACCAACCGCGCCCAGGTGCAACCGCTGATCGTGCAGGTCACGACCGGCGCCGAGCAGGTGGCGTGCGCCCAGGTGGCGAGCGTCCCCGTGGCGCGGTGGGGCGCGGGCGGCTTCCTGGTCTACTTCCCCGTCGCGAGCGGCGACAAGGGCTGGCTGATCGCCAACGACTGCGACATCTCGATCTACAAGCAGACCGGCGAGCAGTCGCCCCCCAACACCAACCGGCAACACGACTTCGGGGACGGCTGGTTCCTGCCCGACACGGCCGTCGGGGGCGCCACGCTCGCCGACCCCGGCAAGTGTTGCGTCCAGAGCACCGACGGCACCACCTCGATCACGATGGGCGGGGGCGTCATTACCCTGACCGCCCCGACCGAAATCGTCCTCGACACGCCGCTCGTATCCATCGCCGGGCAGATCATCGGCGGGACGAACCCGGCCTACACCCGGACGGCGACGTTCAACGGCACGGTCAATACGACCGGCGACGTGGTGGCCGGGTCGATCAGCCTTCAAGGCCACGTCCACTCGGGCGTCACCGCGGGCGGCGCGGATACCGGAGGGCCGGTCTGA
- a CDS encoding baseplate J/gp47 family protein encodes MTETVPYQYLDATGVVIGDTSALLADVQGEYQSVFGADLVVTPDTPQGVLIAAETLARTEVVNNNAAVANQINPNVAGGVFLDALMALTGVQRTPSTQTLVTNVTLTGIAGTVIPAGTLAATAAGDQFASLSTVTLGGGGTAMVNFASAAFGAIPCAASALNVIVSNILGWETVTNNAGGSPASATALGSSTQSDQAARALRQNTLAFQGVSLAEAITSALYYVSGVTSLTFQENVAATTQTINGISMVPHSIYACVAGGSDTDVAAALLENKSSGCAWNGGTSVSVVEPASGQTYTVQFDRPTPVGILVRVTTTNGNAQNITQAILDYANGVINGLAGFVVGADVSPFEIAGAITSEYPGYYISKVEISLESSVSYSTNAIPIAINEIAATQASYVTVVIS; translated from the coding sequence ATGACTGAGACTGTGCCCTACCAGTATCTCGACGCAACTGGCGTCGTGATCGGCGACACGTCCGCCCTTCTTGCTGACGTGCAGGGCGAATACCAATCCGTCTTCGGGGCCGATCTTGTCGTCACCCCGGACACACCGCAGGGCGTCCTCATTGCTGCCGAGACGCTGGCCCGCACCGAGGTCGTCAACAACAACGCGGCGGTGGCCAACCAAATCAACCCGAACGTCGCCGGGGGCGTGTTTCTCGACGCCCTCATGGCCCTGACCGGCGTTCAACGGACACCGTCCACACAGACGCTGGTGACGAACGTGACCCTGACGGGCATCGCCGGAACGGTGATCCCCGCCGGAACGCTGGCCGCCACGGCGGCCGGGGACCAGTTCGCCTCGCTCTCCACCGTCACACTCGGCGGCGGCGGCACGGCCATGGTGAATTTCGCGTCGGCGGCCTTCGGGGCCATCCCCTGCGCCGCAAGCGCGCTGAACGTGATCGTCAGCAACATCCTCGGTTGGGAAACCGTCACGAACAACGCCGGCGGCTCCCCGGCATCCGCGACGGCCCTCGGAAGTTCCACGCAGTCCGACCAGGCCGCACGGGCTCTGCGCCAGAATACACTGGCATTCCAGGGCGTTTCACTGGCCGAGGCGATCACTTCGGCGCTCTACTACGTATCCGGGGTGACTAGCCTCACCTTCCAGGAAAACGTGGCGGCGACGACCCAGACGATTAACGGCATCAGCATGGTGCCGCACTCGATCTACGCCTGCGTGGCCGGCGGCTCCGACACCGACGTGGCGGCGGCACTGCTGGAGAACAAGAGTTCGGGGTGCGCCTGGAACGGCGGCACGAGCGTCAGTGTCGTAGAACCCGCGAGCGGGCAGACCTACACCGTGCAATTCGACCGGCCCACCCCCGTCGGAATCCTCGTCCGGGTGACGACGACCAACGGCAACGCGCAGAACATCACCCAGGCGATCCTCGACTACGCGAACGGCGTCATCAACGGCCTCGCCGGGTTCGTGGTCGGCGCCGACGTCTCGCCGTTCGAGATCGCCGGCGCCATCACGTCGGAATACCCCGGCTACTACATCAGCAAGGTGGAGATCAGCCTGGAAAGTTCCGTGTCCTATTCCACGAATGCGATCCCCATTGCGATCAACGAAATCGCCGCGACGCAGGCCTCCTACGTCACCGTCGTGATCTCCTGA
- a CDS encoding DUF2612 domain-containing protein: MAQDIQSFDFSVDLLKAILWQYDEAANLQGLLNAKDAWYAANQTQFWNDWYANVFDLATANEFGLAVWSVILGFPLFFNTAPIVTGPIFGFDSQTGFNFDNGNFGDNNGNTYELPVGTKRIALQLRYFQLTSSGTVPEINRMLKYVFSGLGPAWLEDYGDMTQGYIFDFPLTADLRYLFDNYDILPRPAGVSSAYFDATVPHWGFAVGDLNFDNGNFGG, translated from the coding sequence ATGGCGCAGGACATCCAGAGCTTCGACTTCAGCGTCGACCTGCTGAAGGCGATCCTCTGGCAGTACGACGAGGCCGCCAACTTGCAGGGGCTGCTGAACGCGAAAGACGCATGGTACGCCGCCAACCAGACGCAGTTCTGGAACGACTGGTACGCCAACGTCTTCGACCTCGCGACGGCCAACGAGTTCGGACTCGCCGTCTGGTCCGTCATCTTGGGCTTCCCGCTGTTCTTCAACACGGCGCCGATCGTCACCGGCCCGATCTTCGGGTTCGACAGTCAGACGGGCTTCAACTTCGACAACGGCAATTTCGGCGACAACAACGGCAACACCTACGAGCTGCCCGTCGGGACCAAGCGGATCGCCCTGCAACTGCGGTACTTCCAGTTGACGAGCAGTGGGACCGTGCCCGAGATCAACCGGATGCTGAAATACGTCTTCTCCGGCCTCGGACCCGCGTGGCTGGAAGACTACGGCGACATGACGCAGGGCTACATCTTCGACTTCCCGCTCACGGCGGACCTGCGCTACCTCTTCGACAACTACGACATCCTGCCCCGCCCCGCCGGTGTCTCGTCCGCATATTTCGACGCGACGGTGCCCCACTGGGGCTTCGCGGTGGGCGATTTGAATTTCGACAACGGTAATTTTGGAGGATGA
- a CDS encoding tail fiber protein, with protein MPINGYFDTVFAVSGDKVAVPDPVQGGGTVSYNQGYPIGYSTPVGSGGILITRASMNQLFYDITSALQQYQQVGTPPFITTTMNGGTPYSYSKYDRVMSGGIAYQSLSNSNTDTPPSANWQADLSVSGTPTGAIMDFAGSSAPTGWLLCYGQAISRTTYASLFSAIGTTFGPGDGSTTFNVPDYRGRIGAGVDNMGGSAANRITTIDGITGSTLGSAGGEQSHTLTPAESAELTYTSAVTDPGHTHTVLSNTSFNAGTTNMIVGNNSVGPGTYTIPSDTTDITVATTDNAGGGAHNNVQPTIMINKIIKT; from the coding sequence ATGCCGATAAACGGCTATTTCGACACGGTATTCGCGGTCTCGGGAGACAAGGTGGCGGTACCCGACCCCGTGCAGGGCGGCGGAACCGTCAGCTACAACCAGGGCTATCCCATTGGGTACAGCACCCCCGTTGGTTCCGGGGGGATCTTGATCACCCGCGCATCCATGAACCAGCTCTTCTACGACATCACCTCGGCACTCCAGCAGTACCAGCAAGTCGGGACACCGCCGTTCATCACCACCACGATGAACGGCGGCACCCCCTATTCGTATTCGAAATACGACCGCGTGATGTCAGGGGGCATCGCCTACCAGTCGCTTTCCAATTCCAACACCGACACGCCGCCGTCGGCCAACTGGCAGGCCGACCTGTCGGTGAGCGGCACCCCGACCGGCGCGATCATGGATTTCGCGGGGTCGTCGGCGCCCACGGGCTGGCTTCTGTGCTACGGCCAGGCCATCAGCCGCACCACCTACGCTTCGCTCTTTTCGGCCATCGGCACGACCTTCGGCCCGGGCGACGGGTCGACGACGTTCAACGTCCCCGACTACCGGGGGCGCATCGGCGCGGGTGTCGACAACATGGGCGGCAGCGCGGCCAACCGGATCACGACCATCGACGGCATCACGGGGTCGACCCTCGGGTCGGCAGGCGGCGAACAGTCGCACACCTTGACGCCAGCGGAATCCGCAGAACTCACTTACACGTCGGCCGTGACCGACCCCGGTCACACCCACACCGTCCTCAGCAACACCTCCTTCAACGCCGGAACGACGAACATGATCGTCGGTAACAACTCGGTCGGTCCGGGCACGTACACGATACCGAGTGACACGACCGACATCACCGTCGCCACTACCGATAATGCCGGCGGTGGGGCGCACAACAACGTGCAGCCGACCATTATGATAAACAAGATCATCAAGACGTAG
- a CDS encoding cell wall hydrolase yields MIDLGTATDWDVLARTICGEARGEGNQGMQAVANVVLNRVAKPGWWGATVKGVCLKPYQFSCWNLGDPNRAVILNLDTDYAIYNDALGIASGVIDGSLPDITGGATSYFAKGTPEPKWAAGKNPCAVIGNHIFFNDID; encoded by the coding sequence ATGATTGATTTAGGCACCGCGACCGATTGGGACGTCCTGGCCCGCACCATTTGCGGTGAGGCCCGGGGGGAAGGGAATCAAGGGATGCAAGCCGTCGCGAACGTCGTCCTGAACCGAGTCGCGAAACCCGGCTGGTGGGGCGCCACGGTCAAGGGCGTTTGCCTGAAGCCGTACCAATTCTCTTGCTGGAACCTCGGCGACCCGAACCGCGCCGTCATCCTCAACCTCGACACCGATTACGCCATCTACAACGACGCGCTGGGAATCGCCAGCGGCGTCATCGACGGGTCACTCCCCGACATCACCGGCGGGGCGACCAGCTATTTCGCCAAGGGCACCCCGGAACCGAAATGGGCGGCGGGGAAAAACCCGTGTGCGGTGATAGGAAACCACATCTTTTTCAACGACATCGACTAG
- a CDS encoding beta strand repeat-containing protein, giving the protein MTWTQTTINILDGAGNSKPIIAYTDGTNFSFAHPLLDNTGAIISPATAGNQATMITALGLLSTSALQTAGNTLLSEIQSTVALDTSVNGLLVAQGSSTSGQKGPLVQGAVSTSAPSLTTGQTSPLSLDPSGNLRVVVSGGSSGGGTSSNFASAFPSAGTAIGAKNGSTMVNLTADGSGNLNVNLVTPIPAGSNTIGNVALAAGTAIAGKFGIDQTTPGTTNGVRVNAALPAGTNSIGNIGTVSTVTALTAITNALPSGTNLMGKVGIDQSTPGTTNGVQVNAALPAGSNVIGGVTIADGSAVTMGAKADSAVTTPGTTASLIALTKGLLTGINSLVTGTVLAAGTNLIGKFGIDQTTPGTTNAVSVGFVGGSAVTLNQKTKGNSIPVVQSGPQIISGGSFTRPANTTAYAQGQLVANSTTAGSVTVPTASLASANDVPVSIIGARLIVGNTSLTNGAFRIHLFSALPTIASGDGAAISVSMTNWCGSLDVTLVYAGSDSVAVGKAAPSPGMGTAINAAPSTGTQTVYWLIEARSAYTPTSGETFTVNFEAL; this is encoded by the coding sequence ATGACTTGGACGCAGACCACCATCAACATCCTCGACGGAGCGGGCAACAGCAAACCGATCATCGCCTACACCGACGGCACGAATTTCTCGTTCGCGCACCCTCTGCTCGATAATACCGGCGCCATCATCTCACCCGCCACCGCCGGCAACCAGGCGACGATGATTACGGCGTTGGGTTTGTTGTCCACGTCGGCCCTCCAGACGGCGGGCAATACCCTGCTCTCCGAGATCCAAAGCACGGTCGCCCTCGACACGTCCGTGAACGGGCTCTTGGTCGCCCAGGGGTCGAGCACGTCCGGGCAGAAAGGTCCGCTCGTCCAGGGGGCGGTTTCGACCTCCGCCCCGTCGCTGACCACCGGCCAGACCAGCCCGCTCAGCCTCGACCCTTCGGGCAACCTGCGGGTCGTTGTTTCGGGCGGCTCCTCGGGCGGCGGAACGTCGTCGAATTTCGCGTCGGCCTTCCCGTCCGCCGGCACGGCCATCGGGGCGAAAAACGGTTCCACCATGGTCAACCTCACGGCGGACGGCTCCGGCAACCTCAACGTCAACCTGGTAACCCCCATCCCGGCCGGTTCGAACACCATCGGGAACGTCGCGCTGGCAGCCGGGACCGCCATCGCCGGGAAGTTCGGCATCGACCAAACGACCCCCGGTACCACCAACGGGGTTCGGGTGAATGCCGCCCTGCCCGCCGGAACGAATAGTATCGGCAACATCGGTACCGTTAGCACCGTGACTGCGCTCACGGCGATCACGAACGCGCTGCCCTCGGGCACGAACCTCATGGGCAAGGTGGGCATCGACCAGTCAACCCCAGGGACGACGAACGGGGTTCAAGTCAACGCCGCGTTACCCGCCGGGTCGAACGTGATCGGCGGCGTGACCATCGCCGACGGGTCGGCCGTCACAATGGGAGCCAAAGCCGACTCTGCCGTAACAACCCCGGGTACCACCGCCTCGCTGATCGCCCTGACGAAGGGGCTCCTGACCGGCATCAACAGCCTCGTGACCGGGACGGTGCTCGCGGCGGGTACCAACCTGATCGGGAAATTCGGAATCGACCAGACCACGCCCGGCACCACCAACGCCGTCAGCGTGGGGTTCGTGGGTGGCTCGGCCGTGACGCTGAACCAGAAGACCAAGGGCAACTCCATTCCCGTCGTCCAGTCCGGCCCGCAGATCATCTCGGGCGGGTCGTTCACGCGCCCGGCGAATACGACCGCTTACGCCCAAGGCCAACTCGTCGCCAACAGCACGACGGCCGGTTCCGTCACCGTCCCGACGGCGTCGCTCGCATCCGCTAACGATGTCCCCGTCTCGATCATCGGCGCGCGGCTGATCGTCGGTAACACCAGCCTGACCAACGGCGCCTTCCGCATCCACCTGTTCAGCGCGTTACCGACCATCGCGAGCGGCGACGGGGCGGCGATTTCCGTTTCGATGACGAACTGGTGCGGCTCGTTAGACGTCACACTCGTCTACGCCGGTTCGGACAGCGTCGCAGTCGGCAAGGCCGCCCCCAGCCCGGGCATGGGAACCGCGATCAACGCCGCCCCCTCGACGGGCACGCAGACGGTGTACTGGCTCATCGAAGCCCGCTCGGCCTACACGCCGACTTCGGGCGAAACCTTCACCGTCAACTTCGAGGCGCTGTAA
- a CDS encoding phage head spike fiber domain-containing protein produces the protein MLRQLSPPAWVFPGATFDLNFSVGQYWGNPVNMAAAIGANGSYCSLVQGSTSGNGGYAPDSTGIVRTFAAYYPRITAGCGLWAEGNYTNYALYSNDHTNGAWTKTSMTAAKNQTGADLTANGASLLTATGTSATSLQSLTLSSHAYCFSAYVKRVTGTGTVKITLDGTTYTDVTGQINSTGYTLVSVPAQTLTSANVGFQLGTSGDAIAVQFCQCENNNYPTTPLPTTTSTNVRGIDEPAHSDPGGTRPGMGQRVFRDLISSGGPWSMLQFGSGNGYGTGSGGVYTDGGVTVSGVASVAGAGGNGSFTAHGISSGTTSNTGNIGLNAINKIAGRANGAGVSCCLNGGPIVTVANTGALTPQGTAFTHMGLGNNGASGVPINGYTSRLVYFPFELTDSQMIEYTR, from the coding sequence ATGTTGCGGCAGCTCTCCCCACCCGCGTGGGTGTTCCCCGGAGCGACGTTCGACCTGAACTTCAGCGTCGGGCAGTATTGGGGCAATCCCGTGAACATGGCCGCGGCGATCGGGGCAAACGGGTCATACTGTTCCCTCGTGCAGGGGAGCACGTCCGGCAACGGGGGGTACGCACCGGATTCGACGGGCATCGTCCGGACGTTCGCGGCCTACTACCCGCGCATCACCGCCGGCTGCGGCCTTTGGGCGGAAGGCAACTACACGAATTACGCGCTGTATTCCAACGACCACACGAACGGGGCGTGGACAAAAACGAGCATGACGGCCGCCAAGAACCAGACGGGCGCCGACCTGACGGCCAACGGCGCTTCGTTGCTGACCGCGACCGGCACGTCCGCAACGTCACTGCAATCGCTGACGTTAAGCTCGCACGCCTACTGTTTCTCGGCCTACGTCAAGCGCGTGACGGGCACCGGGACGGTGAAGATCACCCTCGACGGTACGACCTATACGGACGTCACCGGCCAGATCAACAGCACCGGTTACACGCTCGTATCCGTCCCCGCCCAAACCCTCACGTCCGCAAACGTAGGATTTCAACTCGGCACGTCCGGCGACGCGATCGCGGTGCAGTTTTGTCAGTGCGAAAACAACAACTACCCCACGACGCCGCTCCCCACCACCACTTCCACCAACGTCCGCGGCATCGACGAACCCGCCCACAGCGACCCGGGCGGCACCCGCCCCGGCATGGGCCAGCGGGTCTTCCGCGACCTCATTTCCAGCGGCGGCCCGTGGTCGATGCTGCAATTCGGTTCCGGTAACGGATACGGGACGGGCAGTGGCGGAGTGTATACCGACGGCGGCGTGACCGTATCGGGCGTCGCGAGCGTCGCGGGAGCCGGTGGTAACGGCTCCTTCACGGCCCACGGCATCTCGTCCGGAACGACCTCGAACACGGGCAACATCGGACTCAACGCCATTAACAAGATCGCCGGCCGTGCGAACGGCGCGGGCGTGTCCTGCTGCCTGAACGGCGGCCCTATCGTGACTGTGGCAAACACGGGAGCACTCACGCCGCAGGGGACGGCCTTTACCCACATGGGACTGGGCAACAACGGCGCGTCGGGCGTGCCGATCAACGGCTACACCTCGCGACTGGTATACTTCCCCTTCGAACTGACCGACAGCCAGATGATCGAGTACACCCGCTAG
- a CDS encoding amino acid ABC transporter substrate-binding protein: MAGFQALIKDCVTGKDGESYDVGRVLWVVGALSFLGLSIYAAFKSHTFDPLSFGTGYGGILGGGGAGIGMKAKTEPDA; encoded by the coding sequence ATGGCTGGCTTCCAAGCTCTAATCAAAGACTGCGTCACGGGCAAAGACGGCGAGAGCTATGACGTCGGCCGCGTCCTTTGGGTCGTCGGCGCGCTTTCATTTCTCGGTCTGTCCATTTACGCGGCCTTCAAATCTCACACGTTCGACCCGTTGAGTTTTGGCACGGGGTATGGCGGAATCCTGGGTGGTGGCGGTGCGGGAATCGGTATGAAGGCCAAAACGGAGCCCGACGCATGA
- the lysC gene encoding Rz1-like lysis system protein LysC, protein MKHPLLLIAALTLAGCQFSAPQSLPIIPPADLISACEPLPDFTGKDTQALLTYTVSVAYLYHECEAKQTALAQWSKDINQ, encoded by the coding sequence ATGAAACACCCGCTCCTGCTAATTGCAGCCTTAACCCTCGCGGGGTGTCAATTCTCCGCGCCGCAATCGCTGCCAATCATTCCGCCCGCTGACCTAATTTCTGCGTGTGAGCCGTTGCCCGATTTCACGGGGAAGGACACGCAAGCCCTCCTCACGTACACCGTGAGCGTTGCGTACCTGTATCACGAATGCGAGGCCAAGCAGACAGCGTTGGCTCAATGGAGCAAGGACATCAACCAGTGA